Proteins encoded within one genomic window of Arachis ipaensis cultivar K30076 chromosome B08, Araip1.1, whole genome shotgun sequence:
- the LOC107612399 gene encoding dynamin-related protein 3A-like, whose amino-acid sequence MIMSYIKVLSCLILAVTPANSDLANLDALQMAGIADPDGNRTIGVITKLDIMDRGTDARNLLLGKVVPLRLGYVGVVNRCQEGHLPLLVPINCPEACAAILWKSSKAALKVMNLNQF is encoded by the exons ATGATCATGTCATATATCAAAGTTCTCTCCTGTCTCATTCTAGCTGTCACACCAGCTAATTCGGATTTGGCTAATTTAGATGCTCTTCAGATGGCGGGAATTGCTGATCCGGATG GAAATAGAACGATTGGTGTAATCACAAAG TTAGATATCATGGACAGGGGTACTGATGCCCGGAATCTGTTACTAGGAAAAGTTGTTCCTCTTCGACTTGGTTATGTGGGTGTTGTAAATCGTTGTCAGGAGGGGCACTTGCCATTGCTCGTGCCAATAAATTG CCCTGAAGCTTGTGCTGCAATATTGTGGAAATCTTCCAAAGCTGCTCTTAAGGTAATGAATTTAAATCAGTTCTGA